The Aureispira anguillae genome contains a region encoding:
- a CDS encoding alpha-2-macroglobulin family protein produces MRHYCTILSLLLLLGITACQPKENTPTEGNGITSFNEPNAQYKFYVSAYTSGMISATSAIRVRFANDIVSAQKIGSAVSDDLLSFEPAIKGSAIWEDRQTVLFTPEEWLPAGQYYSAKANLTKVYPDISRELATLDFDFKIIQQGYEVDIRGLREQSLTDLSKMRLLGTVRTYDAAIPSQVEQMLNIKQSDNSTGTFTVSWEHSGNNKTHNFIIEGVKSFEEGSELQLSWNGESIGVKEQVVENKIEVPSTEFEIISAKVIQEKNDKEPYVLVLFSLPLQQTQNLDGLISIDNYRNRDYNGRSNFRQVIDGNELRVYPLNHIEGDRTLRVSAGIRSINQTAIPKISEWPISFNRIKPAVRLVGNGVIIPKTKGLYFPFEATKLRAIQVEIFKIYEDNVLQFLQSGELDYTYSMRHVGRVIAQKRLALEQLNPESNQKGWVRYGINLDDIVKEEEGAIYQVRIGFSKKDAIWDCSDAQETEMIAVDNEPERNEEGEIVSIRTLADRNYSYYNYEKRKDPCYDQYYTSSRIVARNVLGSNLGILAKRGKDKELFVAVTDLKTTEPVRSATVEVYDKVLQRMAKVSTDEDGIIRTKTEYRPAYVVVSNQNQKGYLRLQDAESLSLSKFETSGTNDYKGLKGQIYGERGVWRPGDSLFLTFVLEDKRKEFPAAHPITFELYDTRGNLHQKYTTNKNVYGMYDFRTKTSSDAGTGYWSAKVHVGGTTFYKGIRIETVKPNRLKIDFNLGKDKLLASDSELAGDLSVKWLHGAPASNLQTQIDVKLSPVTTRFEAYEGYQFDDPARASYYDLPMTIFASNVDENGKAKVRGKLELAKEPSGFMRAGFTIRAYEKGGDASSDNFSIPYSPYASYVGIKSPKGKYDKSLDLNIDNDIAVVVVDENGQPLKNKTVSIGVYKVKWNWWWDRNNEISNFNTSKHLGALKTATVTTNAKGEAIWKFAPKEWGRYMIRVADQGSGHCSGIIFHAGSPWDDENFNDKQGATMLAFSADKESYEVGEEVVLEVPAGAAGRALLTLENGFSVVDHQWVTIKNENGVQKIKFTTKKGMAPTIYAHVTLLQPHEQVENDLPIRSYGVLPIKVIDPKTKLMPILDMADVLEPNSKVRIKVSEENKQAMTYTIAMVDEGLLDLTRFKTPDLWEHFYQKEALGVKTWDMYNYVLGAYELNQLLAIGGGADVDEDSKKANRFKPVVRFIGPFHLKKGQTVEHTLDMPNYVGSVRTMIVAAEAGAYGKNEKTTPVRKPLMVLGTLPRVLSPTEQVKLPVTVFAMEEQIKEVEVTIETNDLFKIQGAKKKRIQFDRIGDAIVNFDLLVADKLGIAKVNIKVKSGGEEATYAVELDVRNPNPYTNKVHQLVLDGGKQWDLDIEPIGMEGTNKAQLEISTLPPIDLAKRLDYLIRYPYGCIEQTTSSVFPQLYVANLMNLEPFMEKEIEENIRAAIKRLQDFQTGLGGFAYWQGGTDNNDWGTNYAGHFLLEAKTKGYAVPKRLLDNWKRYQKTLAKNWQPRVINPNSPNVYNNRYAYQQEALMQAYRLYTLALANSPDLGSMNKMRNAKNVPAKAKWRLAATYALLGKREVAKQLVQGLPTKVAAYRELSYTYGSSLRDEAMILETLTLLKNRTAGANVLLQMSKELSSPKWLATQTVAYSLMAIAKFAGGEKLAKEIPFAYQIGGKGKKEAVIKKAPIVQYSIDVDAADQRKIMVKNKAKTPLFASVIMTGQPPLNDTKADASNIELKVTYKTMNGEEIDPINLAQGTNFVAYVDITHKGINGNYDEMALHQVFPAGWEIINTRMNEAYDNSGSSRMDYQNVLDDRVYTYFDLPMGKTYHYKFYLNAAYQGRFYMPNVSCSAMYDNSIYANTAGKWVTVTAPKTTL; encoded by the coding sequence ATGAGGCACTACTGTACAATTCTAAGCTTGTTATTACTACTGGGGATAACCGCTTGTCAACCCAAGGAAAATACCCCTACAGAGGGCAATGGTATTACTTCTTTTAATGAGCCCAATGCTCAATATAAGTTTTATGTAAGTGCTTACACCTCAGGGATGATCTCTGCTACTTCTGCTATTCGAGTCCGCTTTGCCAATGATATTGTCTCTGCTCAAAAGATAGGCAGTGCGGTTTCGGATGATTTATTAAGTTTTGAACCTGCTATTAAAGGATCTGCGATATGGGAGGATCGCCAAACGGTGCTTTTTACTCCCGAAGAGTGGCTGCCTGCGGGGCAATATTATAGTGCGAAAGCTAATTTAACAAAAGTGTATCCCGATATTAGTCGAGAATTGGCAACCTTAGATTTTGATTTTAAAATTATACAACAAGGTTATGAGGTGGATATACGAGGTTTGAGAGAACAGAGTTTGACGGACTTATCTAAAATGCGTTTGTTGGGAACGGTTCGTACTTATGATGCTGCAATTCCAAGCCAAGTAGAACAGATGCTCAATATTAAACAATCTGATAATTCAACAGGAACATTTACAGTAAGTTGGGAGCATTCTGGCAATAATAAAACGCATAATTTTATTATAGAAGGCGTTAAGAGTTTTGAGGAGGGGAGTGAACTACAATTGAGCTGGAATGGAGAATCAATAGGGGTTAAGGAGCAAGTGGTGGAAAATAAAATAGAGGTTCCTTCTACAGAGTTTGAAATTATTAGTGCCAAAGTGATTCAAGAAAAAAACGATAAAGAGCCCTATGTTTTAGTGCTTTTTTCATTGCCTTTGCAACAGACGCAAAATTTAGATGGTCTAATAAGTATTGATAATTATAGAAATCGAGATTATAATGGCAGGAGCAATTTTAGGCAGGTTATTGATGGAAATGAATTGCGGGTTTATCCACTCAATCATATAGAGGGGGATCGAACATTACGAGTATCAGCAGGGATTCGAAGTATTAACCAAACAGCTATTCCTAAAATATCAGAATGGCCCATTTCTTTTAATCGCATAAAACCTGCCGTTCGATTGGTAGGAAATGGAGTGATTATTCCAAAAACTAAGGGCTTATATTTTCCTTTTGAAGCCACAAAACTGCGAGCCATCCAAGTGGAAATTTTCAAAATATACGAAGACAATGTCTTGCAGTTTTTACAGTCAGGAGAATTGGATTATACCTACTCTATGCGTCATGTGGGGCGTGTAATTGCTCAAAAAAGATTAGCCTTAGAACAACTAAATCCTGAATCGAATCAAAAAGGCTGGGTTAGATATGGAATTAATTTGGATGATATTGTAAAAGAGGAGGAAGGGGCTATTTATCAAGTGCGTATAGGATTTTCTAAAAAAGATGCTATTTGGGATTGTTCAGATGCGCAAGAAACGGAAATGATAGCAGTAGACAACGAACCTGAGCGAAATGAAGAAGGGGAAATTGTGAGTATTCGTACTCTTGCAGATCGAAATTATTCGTATTACAATTATGAAAAACGAAAAGATCCTTGTTATGACCAATATTACACTTCTAGCCGTATTGTTGCCCGTAATGTTTTGGGGTCTAACTTGGGAATCTTGGCGAAACGAGGAAAGGATAAAGAGCTATTTGTGGCGGTAACAGATCTAAAGACGACGGAACCTGTGCGTTCTGCAACGGTAGAAGTTTATGATAAAGTGCTACAGCGTATGGCCAAAGTATCCACGGATGAAGATGGTATTATTCGAACTAAAACGGAGTATCGCCCTGCTTATGTAGTGGTTAGTAATCAAAATCAAAAAGGCTATTTGCGCTTGCAAGATGCAGAGTCCTTATCGTTGTCAAAATTTGAAACGTCAGGCACCAATGATTATAAGGGATTAAAAGGGCAAATTTATGGTGAACGAGGGGTCTGGCGTCCTGGGGATTCTTTGTTTTTAACGTTTGTTTTGGAGGACAAACGAAAGGAGTTTCCTGCAGCGCATCCCATAACCTTTGAACTGTATGATACTAGAGGTAATTTGCACCAAAAGTATACGACCAACAAAAATGTTTATGGCATGTATGACTTTAGAACCAAAACTTCTAGTGATGCTGGAACAGGATATTGGTCGGCAAAAGTTCATGTAGGAGGAACTACTTTTTATAAAGGAATTCGAATCGAAACAGTTAAGCCTAATCGTCTAAAAATTGATTTTAACTTGGGCAAGGATAAATTATTGGCTTCAGATTCAGAGCTGGCTGGAGATTTGTCGGTCAAGTGGTTGCATGGGGCGCCTGCTTCTAATTTACAAACCCAGATTGATGTTAAGTTGTCTCCTGTTACAACTCGTTTTGAAGCTTATGAAGGGTATCAGTTTGATGATCCCGCAAGAGCTTCTTATTATGATTTGCCCATGACAATCTTTGCTTCCAATGTCGATGAAAATGGAAAGGCGAAAGTTCGTGGAAAGCTAGAGTTGGCAAAAGAACCTTCTGGCTTTATGCGGGCAGGTTTTACCATTCGAGCCTATGAAAAAGGAGGAGATGCCAGTAGTGATAATTTTAGCATCCCTTATTCCCCTTATGCTTCTTATGTGGGCATAAAGTCCCCCAAAGGTAAGTATGATAAAAGCTTAGATTTAAATATTGATAATGACATTGCAGTGGTTGTCGTTGATGAAAATGGACAACCCTTAAAGAATAAAACGGTCTCGATAGGGGTTTATAAAGTGAAATGGAATTGGTGGTGGGATCGAAATAATGAAATAAGTAACTTTAATACGTCTAAGCATTTGGGGGCATTAAAGACAGCAACAGTGACAACAAATGCTAAAGGGGAGGCCATTTGGAAATTTGCCCCCAAAGAATGGGGACGTTATATGATTCGGGTTGCAGATCAAGGCTCAGGGCATTGTAGTGGCATTATTTTTCACGCAGGCTCTCCTTGGGATGATGAAAACTTTAACGATAAACAAGGGGCGACTATGCTGGCTTTCTCTGCGGATAAGGAATCGTATGAGGTGGGAGAAGAAGTCGTTTTAGAAGTTCCAGCAGGTGCAGCAGGGCGTGCTTTGTTGACCTTGGAGAATGGCTTTAGTGTTGTGGATCATCAATGGGTCACTATCAAGAATGAAAATGGGGTTCAAAAAATAAAATTTACCACTAAGAAAGGGATGGCGCCTACTATTTATGCACATGTAACCCTATTGCAGCCACACGAACAAGTCGAAAATGATTTGCCCATTCGCTCCTATGGTGTTTTGCCAATCAAAGTTATTGATCCTAAGACTAAGTTAATGCCAATTCTAGATATGGCGGACGTATTGGAGCCCAATTCTAAGGTTCGCATCAAAGTTTCAGAAGAAAATAAACAGGCTATGACTTATACCATAGCCATGGTGGATGAGGGGCTCTTAGATTTGACTCGTTTTAAAACGCCAGATTTATGGGAACATTTTTATCAAAAAGAAGCGTTGGGCGTGAAAACCTGGGATATGTACAATTATGTTCTAGGAGCTTATGAGCTCAACCAATTGTTGGCAATTGGTGGTGGGGCAGATGTTGATGAAGATAGCAAAAAGGCAAATCGATTTAAACCTGTTGTTCGTTTCATAGGACCTTTTCATCTCAAAAAGGGACAAACGGTAGAACATACCTTGGATATGCCGAATTATGTGGGGTCTGTTCGAACCATGATTGTTGCTGCTGAGGCAGGGGCTTATGGCAAAAATGAAAAAACAACACCTGTGCGAAAGCCTTTGATGGTTTTGGGAACCTTGCCTCGTGTGCTTAGTCCTACAGAGCAAGTCAAATTACCAGTTACTGTTTTTGCAATGGAAGAACAGATTAAGGAAGTAGAGGTAACGATAGAAACCAATGATTTGTTCAAGATTCAAGGAGCTAAAAAGAAACGGATTCAATTTGATCGAATCGGCGATGCTATTGTTAATTTTGATTTATTAGTTGCCGATAAATTAGGCATAGCTAAGGTAAACATTAAGGTGAAAAGCGGAGGCGAAGAGGCGACTTATGCGGTTGAATTGGACGTTAGAAATCCTAATCCGTATACCAACAAAGTACATCAACTGGTCTTGGATGGTGGCAAGCAGTGGGATTTGGACATTGAACCCATTGGTATGGAAGGAACGAACAAAGCGCAGTTGGAAATCTCAACCCTACCGCCTATTGATTTAGCCAAACGTTTGGATTACCTGATTCGTTATCCTTATGGTTGTATTGAACAAACAACTTCTTCTGTTTTTCCTCAATTGTATGTTGCCAATTTGATGAATTTGGAGCCTTTTATGGAAAAAGAAATCGAAGAAAATATACGAGCAGCAATCAAACGATTGCAGGATTTTCAAACGGGTTTAGGGGGCTTTGCTTATTGGCAAGGAGGAACCGATAATAATGATTGGGGAACCAATTATGCAGGGCATTTTTTATTGGAAGCTAAGACCAAGGGGTATGCTGTTCCTAAACGCTTGTTGGACAATTGGAAACGTTATCAAAAGACGTTGGCAAAGAATTGGCAACCTCGTGTCATTAATCCCAATAGTCCTAATGTTTATAATAATCGATATGCTTATCAGCAGGAAGCTTTGATGCAAGCTTATCGTCTGTATACTTTGGCATTGGCGAATAGTCCAGATTTGGGATCGATGAACAAAATGCGCAATGCTAAAAACGTTCCTGCAAAAGCAAAATGGCGTTTGGCAGCGACTTATGCTTTGTTGGGAAAACGTGAAGTAGCCAAACAATTGGTTCAAGGCTTGCCTACTAAAGTGGCTGCTTATAGAGAGTTGAGCTATACCTATGGTTCTAGTTTGAGAGATGAAGCAATGATTCTAGAAACGTTAACCCTCTTAAAAAATCGTACTGCTGGTGCAAATGTATTGTTGCAGATGTCTAAAGAGCTTAGTTCTCCCAAATGGTTGGCTACTCAAACGGTTGCTTATTCGCTTATGGCAATTGCAAAATTTGCAGGAGGCGAAAAGTTAGCCAAGGAGATTCCTTTTGCTTATCAAATTGGTGGGAAAGGAAAAAAAGAGGCTGTCATCAAAAAAGCTCCGATTGTTCAATACTCAATTGATGTCGATGCCGCTGACCAACGCAAAATTATGGTTAAAAATAAAGCAAAAACGCCTTTGTTTGCAAGCGTAATTATGACAGGACAACCGCCATTAAATGATACCAAAGCAGATGCTTCTAATATCGAGCTAAAAGTAACTTACAAAACAATGAATGGGGAGGAAATTGATCCTATTAATCTGGCACAAGGAACCAATTTTGTTGCGTATGTTGATATAACTCATAAGGGAATCAATGGGAATTACGATGAAATGGCCTTGCATCAAGTTTTTCCCGCAGGATGGGAAATCATCAATACTCGTATGAATGAAGCCTATGATAATTCAGGTAGTTCTAGAATGGATTATCAAAATGTACTAGACGATAGAGTTTATACTTATTTTGACTTGCCAATGGGTAAAACTTACCATTATAAATTTTACTTAAATGCGGCTTATCAAGGTAGGTTCTATATGCCCAATGTTTCTTGTTCGGCGATGTATGACAATAGTATTTATGCAAATACCGCTGGCAAGTGGGTGACTGTTACAGCCCCTAAAACGACTTTGTAA
- a CDS encoding T9SS type A sorting domain-containing protein, which produces MLYKKTQIIPLFLFLLSCLFYTNHTLAITRVVTNTNDSGTGSLRAAISSAVYADTIRFSPSLLNNGNATVTLNSEIEINKPIILIGLYNQSDTVFISGQNSNRIFRINCTTNYHGVFMDSICLINGNTQFSGGAIYYWKAKKLTINHAIFKNNTSQGDGGAIDLFSSGVSGTHDLHLEVLNSTFSNNTVTSSSAAGGAIGLSGYNNNQYTIDISYCTFIYNSAGSGGAIGLRNHRGNTTLTVRTSTIAYNNAGNGGGIYVKDGLYAPRTHANVYTSTITYNTTTHSGGGIYYQTYLGSGGSSSSYNYKLRVSSSIVAFNNTDDVLCRKYYNVWGPYNFYSSNNLFSVSTLSGVNANQLGITPAALNLGPLQNNGGNMLTIMPGIGSVAINAGSSFDLSDAQNGPIEGGRRDIGAAEYKVCVANANTGVDSIVACDSFTWIDGNTYTTSNNSATHTLTNAMGCDSVITLNLSINHSSNSIDTHTACDSFTWIDGNTYTTSNNSATHTLTNAMGCDSVITLNLSINHSSNSIDTHTACDSFTWIDGNTYTTSNNSATHTLTNAMGCDSVITLNLSINHSSNSIDSHTACDSFTWIDGNTYTTSNNSATHTLTNAMGCDSVITLNLSINHSSNSIDSHTACDSFTWIDGNTYTTSNNSATHTLTNAMGCDSVITLNLSINHSSNSIDSHTACDSFTWIDGNTYTTSNNSATHTLTNAMGCDSVITLNLSINHSSNSIDSHTACDSFTWIDGNTYTTSNNSATHTLTNAMGCDSVITLNLSINHSSNSIDTHTACDSFTWIDGNTYITSNNSATHTLTNAMGCDSVITLNLSINHSSNSIDIHTACDSFTWIDGNTYTTSNNSATHTLTNATGCDSVITLNLSINHSSNSIDIHTACDSFTWIDGNTYTTSNNSATHTLTNAMGCDSVVTLNLSIQTIDTTVIRSGITLLANATGVSYQWVDCGNGNAPISGATGQSFVPTANGSYAVQISNGICNFTSACFSFTSLNVSPVLAQENVRIYPNPTTGMLHLESTQSSFSKLYLVDHLGRIVFSTTTQQNNTSIDIQHLEAGVYVLILEQEQQRSYHQIVKTNK; this is translated from the coding sequence ATGCTTTACAAAAAAACGCAAATCATTCCCCTATTTTTATTTCTGTTAAGTTGTCTATTCTATACCAACCATACATTAGCGATTACACGAGTTGTCACGAATACGAATGACAGTGGTACGGGCTCATTGAGAGCTGCTATTTCTAGTGCTGTATATGCTGATACAATACGATTTAGCCCTTCTCTCTTAAACAATGGTAATGCTACTGTTACTCTAAACTCAGAAATTGAAATAAACAAGCCCATTATTCTTATAGGACTTTATAATCAAAGTGACACGGTCTTTATCAGTGGTCAAAACTCCAACCGAATTTTTCGCATCAACTGCACCACGAACTATCATGGTGTTTTTATGGATAGTATTTGCCTTATTAATGGCAACACCCAATTTTCTGGTGGCGCAATCTACTACTGGAAAGCAAAAAAACTGACCATTAACCATGCTATATTTAAAAACAATACTTCTCAGGGTGATGGTGGTGCGATTGATTTATTTAGCTCAGGCGTTAGTGGTACTCATGACTTACATTTGGAAGTATTAAACAGTACCTTTTCTAATAATACAGTCACAAGTTCTAGTGCTGCTGGTGGTGCAATTGGTCTTAGTGGTTATAACAACAACCAATATACCATTGATATTAGTTACTGTACGTTTATTTACAATTCAGCAGGATCAGGCGGTGCTATTGGACTCAGAAATCATAGAGGAAATACAACCTTAACGGTTCGAACCTCTACCATAGCCTATAATAATGCAGGTAATGGTGGTGGTATTTATGTAAAAGATGGTCTTTATGCGCCAAGAACACATGCCAATGTCTATACCTCTACAATCACCTACAATACAACAACTCATTCTGGTGGAGGAATTTATTATCAAACTTATTTGGGCTCTGGAGGTAGTAGTAGTTCTTATAATTATAAATTGCGTGTCTCTAGTAGTATTGTCGCATTTAATAATACAGATGATGTATTGTGTAGAAAATATTACAATGTTTGGGGGCCTTATAATTTTTATTCTTCTAATAACTTATTTAGTGTAAGCACGCTTTCAGGGGTTAATGCTAATCAATTGGGCATTACTCCCGCTGCTCTAAATTTGGGTCCCTTGCAAAACAATGGAGGCAATATGTTGACCATAATGCCAGGTATTGGTAGTGTGGCCATTAACGCAGGAAGTTCTTTTGATCTTTCTGATGCTCAAAATGGTCCTATAGAAGGTGGCAGAAGAGATATTGGTGCAGCAGAATATAAAGTATGTGTTGCCAATGCTAATACAGGCGTAGATTCTATAGTGGCTTGTGATTCTTTTACTTGGATCGATGGTAATACTTATACCACTAGCAACAATTCGGCTACACATACCCTGACCAATGCTATGGGCTGCGATTCTGTTATCACTTTAAACCTTTCTATTAATCACAGTTCTAATAGTATTGATACACATACCGCTTGTGATTCTTTTACTTGGATCGATGGCAATACCTATACCACTAGCAACAATTCGGCTACACATACCCTAACCAATGCCATGGGCTGCGATTCTGTTATCACTTTAAATCTTTCTATTAATCACAGTTCTAATAGTATTGATACACACACTGCTTGTGATTCTTTTACTTGGATCGATGGTAATACCTATACCACTAGCAATAATTCAGCTACACATACGCTGACCAATGCCATGGGCTGCGATTCTGTTATCACTTTAAATCTTTCTATTAATCACAGTTCTAATAGTATTGATTCGCACACTGCTTGTGATTCTTTTACTTGGATCGATGGTAATACCTATACCACTAGCAATAATTCGGCTACACACACCCTGACCAATGCCATGGGTTGTGATTCTGTTATCACCTTAAACCTTTCTATTAATCACAGTTCTAATAGTATTGATTCGCACACTGCTTGTGATTCTTTTACTTGGATCGATGGTAATACCTATACCACTAGCAATAATTCAGCTACACATACGCTGACCAATGCCATGGGCTGCGATTCTGTTATCACTTTAAATCTTTCTATTAATCACAGTTCTAATAGTATTGATTCGCACACTGCTTGTGATTCTTTTACTTGGATCGATGGTAATACCTATACCACTAGCAATAATTCGGCTACACACACCCTGACCAATGCCATGGGTTGTGATTCTGTTATCACCTTAAACCTTTCTATTAATCACAGTTCTAATAGTATTGATTCGCACACTGCTTGTGATTCTTTTACTTGGATCGATGGTAATACCTATACCACTAGCAATAATTCGGCTACACATACCCTGACCAATGCTATGGGCTGCGATTCTGTTATCACTTTAAATCTTTCTATTAATCACAGTTCTAACAGTATCGACACGCACACTGCTTGTGATTCTTTTACTTGGATCGATGGTAATACCTATATCACTAGCAATAATTCGGCTACACACACCCTGACCAATGCTATGGGCTGTGATTCTGTTATCACCTTAAACCTTTCTATTAATCACAGTTCTAACAGTATCGACATACACACTGCTTGTGATTCTTTTACTTGGATCGATGGTAATACTTATACCACTAGCAACAATTCGGCTACACACACCCTGACCAATGCCACGGGTTGTGATTCTGTTATCACCTTAAATCTTTCTATTAACCATAGTTCTAACAGTATCGACATACACACCGCTTGTGATTCTTTTACTTGGATCGATGGTAATACCTATACCACTAGCAATAATTCGGCTACACATACCCTGACCAATGCTATGGGCTGCGATTCTGTTGTCACCCTAAATCTTTCTATTCAAACAATTGACACAACAGTAATTAGATCAGGCATAACTCTCCTTGCAAATGCAACAGGAGTAAGCTACCAATGGGTCGATTGTGGAAATGGGAATGCTCCTATCTCTGGGGCGACAGGGCAAAGTTTTGTGCCTACTGCAAATGGTTCCTATGCTGTACAAATAAGCAATGGTATCTGTAATTTTACATCTGCTTGCTTTAGCTTCACATCTCTTAATGTTTCCCCTGTTTTAGCACAAGAAAATGTTCGTATTTATCCCAATCCCACTACAGGAATGCTACACTTAGAAAGCACACAAAGTTCTTTTAGTAAACTTTACTTAGTCGATCATCTAGGTAGAATCGTTTTTTCTACAACAACTCAACAAAACAATACATCTATTGATATTCAACACTTAGAAGCAGGTGTATATGTACTTATATTGGAACAGGAACAACAACGTTCTTACCATCAAATTGTAAAAACAAATAAGTAA
- a CDS encoding LytR/AlgR family response regulator transcription factor: MRALVIDDESRARETICQIIKLYTPEINVIAEIDNVQDGITAIQQYQPDLIFLDIQLGDGNGFDILKAVDNTNLNVIFITAYDEYVLKALKVSAIDYILKPIDPDEFILAVEKAQKKISQEHIKERLNFFIQNMELPNKSIQKITLKTADSIHIVKIEDIIYCQADRNYTTFYFVNGQEIIVSKNLREYEALLPSKNFIRPHHSYLVNLNHIVRYDKSDRNALISINDHKIPVSTRRKDQIIQFLKNIG; this comes from the coding sequence ATGAGAGCACTAGTAATTGACGACGAAAGCAGAGCTAGAGAAACCATCTGCCAAATTATAAAGTTATACACTCCCGAAATCAATGTGATTGCAGAAATTGACAATGTCCAAGACGGAATTACTGCCATTCAGCAGTATCAACCCGATCTTATCTTTTTAGACATTCAATTGGGCGATGGGAATGGATTTGATATACTCAAAGCTGTAGACAACACAAATTTGAATGTAATCTTTATTACCGCTTATGATGAATATGTGCTTAAAGCGCTAAAAGTATCAGCTATTGATTATATCTTAAAACCAATTGATCCTGATGAGTTTATTTTAGCTGTAGAAAAAGCTCAAAAAAAAATTTCGCAAGAACATATAAAAGAAAGACTTAACTTTTTTATTCAAAATATGGAATTGCCCAATAAATCTATCCAAAAAATAACACTCAAAACAGCGGATAGCATCCATATTGTAAAAATAGAGGATATTATTTATTGTCAGGCAGATCGAAATTATACCACGTTCTATTTTGTTAATGGGCAGGAGATTATTGTTTCAAAAAACCTAAGGGAATACGAAGCGCTACTTCCCTCCAAAAACTTCATCCGCCCACATCATTCTTATTTAGTTAATCTAAATCATATTGTCCGTTATGACAAAAGTGATAGAAATGCATTAATTAGTATCAATGACCATAAAATCCCTGTTTCTACCCGTCGCAAAGATCAAATCATTCAATTCTTGAAAAATATAGGATAG